From Lagenorhynchus albirostris chromosome 15, mLagAlb1.1, whole genome shotgun sequence, one genomic window encodes:
- the E4F1 gene encoding transcription factor E4F1 isoform X8: MLVGDPQRHFLLTLAGAGAARRPMVASWPVRCLCAGTLLPLDTAGPLCTSSRACLLAEGRGHPCSWVSLLNTFWRPGTPLGSSMESEHSTSHPFRLSRRHVLGLGVGQDNSTVPQQCPQAGIRGSSRAHGIPRLRLICLSSGGGHIKEVIVASEAEPGDSGMAEAQGSPNCQGPGLSGEGEQAQVKLLVNKDGRYVCMLCHKTFKTGSILKAHMVTHSSRKDHECKLCGASFRTKGSLIRHHRRHTDERPYKCAKCGKSFRESGALTRHLKSLTPCTEKIRFSMSKDVVVGKEDTPTGPGASTVGTVTSSAMTGGPMETSPVIHLVTDAKGTVIHEVHVQMQELPLGMKALTPEPPGPEELPCSSEGSRENLLHQAMQNSGIVLERVPGEEGALEPAPPTVSSPQPLGDGPPELPLLEVEQVETVGACAASVPLLGGWTLGTKSPCYPGRHQPPCCACSLRWKVASLSAVTLSPDLFIAFLGPIMEPPRVRVPRSGLHGAAWAQPAMGTRGVLWSPSRWPVRPQLCPGPTRALSAVRPSQRRPPWRPTKEATQGRGHSHARSVARPSPRPTCSRSTRRCTCTSAVSAVGTAGSSTRPSPTSAATGVSIQMRGPTPVPSVASATRPRWAPDPPSVGSLLPKPDLSLVPCPQTSLLTPHLTACSVLTGALRGGWESQGQAGPDGGSPQNAQQVHFRTHLEEKPHVCPFCSRGFREKGSLVRHVRHHTGEKPFKCYKCGRGFAEHGTLNRHLRTKGGCLLEVEELLVSEESPAAAAAVLADDPHTVLVEFSSVVADTQEYIIEATADDAETSEATEIIEGTQTEVDSHIMKVVQQIVHQASAGHQIIVQNVTMDQEAGLGTEAAAADTITIATPESLTEQVAMTLASAISEGTVLTARSGTNGAEQATVTMVSSEDIEILEHAGELVIASPEGQLEVQTVIV; the protein is encoded by the exons ATGCTGGTGGGTGATCCCCAGAGGCATTTCCTCCTCACGTTAGCCGGAGCTGGAGCAGCGAGGAGGCCGATGGTGGCGAGTTGGCCTGTCCGCTGCCTCTGTGCCGGAACTCTGCTGCCCTTGGACACGGCGGGACCCCTGTGCACATCTAGTCGTGCATGCCTCTTGGCTGAGGGAAGGGGGCATCCGTGCTCGTGGGTTTCCCTGCTGAACACATTCTGGAGGCCTGGAACTCCTCTAGGCAGCTCCATGGAGTCAGAGCACAGTACCTCCCACCCTTTCAGGCTGAGCAGGCGCCAtgtgctggggctgggggttggtCAAGACAACTCCACTGTGCCACAGCAGTGTCCTCAGGCTGGGATCCGAGGAAGCAGCAGGGCCCATGGCATCCCAAGGCTCAGGCTCATCTGCCTCTCCTCAGGTGGTGGACACATCAAAGAGGTCATCGTGGCCTCTGAGGCGGAGCCGGGGGACAGCGGGATGGCAGAGGCCCAGGGCAGCCCCAACTGTCAGGGGCCTGGGCTCTCTGGGGAGGGTGAGCAGGCCCAGGTCAAGCTGCTGGTGAACAAGGACGGCCGCTACGTGTGCATGCTGTGCCACAAGACCTTCAAGACG gGCAGCATCCTTAAGGCCCACATGGTCACCCACAGTAGCCGAAAGGACCACGAGTGCAAACTGTGTGGGGCCTCCTTTCGCACCAAAGGCTCACTCATCCGGCACCACCGGCGGCACACAG ATGAGCGTCCCTATAAGTGTGCCAAGTGTGGAAAGAGCTTCCGCGAGTCGGGTGCGCTGACCCGGCACCTCAAGTCTCTCACCCCGTGCACAGAAAAAATCCGCTTCAGCATGAGCAAAGATGTGGTTGTTGGCAAAGAGGACACTCCCACAG GGCCTGGTGCCTCCACTGTGGGGACTGTTACATCATCGGCAATGACAGGTGGGCCCATGGAAACTTCACCTGTGATTCACCTGGTGACAGATGCCAAGGGCACTGTCATCCACGAAGTCCACGTCCAGATGCAAGAGCTTCCCCTGGGCATGAAAGCCCTCACCCCAGAG CCCCCCGGCCCTGAGGAGCTTCCCTGTTCCAGCGAGGGCAGCCGTGAGAACCTGCTGCACCAGGCCATGCAGAACTCCGGCATTGTCCTTGAGCGGgtccctggggaggagggagccctggagccagcccctcccactgtgtccagtccccagcccctgggagaTGGTCCCCCAGAACTGCCGCTGCTGGAGGTGGAACAGGTGGAGACAGTAGGTGCCTGCGCTGCCAGCGTGCCCCTTCTGGGGGGCTGGACCTTGGGTACAAAGTCACCATGCTATCCTGGCCGCCACCAGCCTCCTTGCTGTGCTTGCTCCCTGAGGTGGAAAGTTGCATCACTGTCTGCAGTGACTTTGTCCCCTGATCTGTTTATCGCCTTCCTTGGGCCCATTATGGAGCCTCCCAGGGTCAGGGTGCCTCGGTCTGGCCTCCACGGTGCTGCTTGGGCCCAGCCCGCAATGGGTACTAGAGGTGTGCTGTGGTCCCCCAGCAGGTGGCCAGTGAGGCCTCAGCTGTGCCCAGGACCCACCCGTGCCCTCAGTGCAGTGAGACCTTCCCAACGGCGGCCACCCTGGAGGCCCACAAAAGAGGCCACGCAG GGCCGAGGCCATTCACATGCCCGCAGTGTGGCAAGGCCTTCCCCAAGGCCTACCTGCTCAAGAAGCACCAGGAGGTGCACGTGCACGAGCGCCGTTTCCGCTGTGGGGACTGCGGGAAGCTCTACAAGACCATCGCCCACGTCCGCGGCCACCGGCGTGTCCATTCAGATGAGAGGCCCTACCCCTGTCCCGAGTGTGGCAAGTGCTACAAGACCAAGGTGGGCCCCTGATCCCCCATCTGTGGGCTCCCTGCTCCCTAAGCCAGATTTGTCCCTTGTTCCGTGCCCCCAgacctccctcctcacccctcacctGACAGCCTGCTCAGTCCTAACCGGGGCCCTCAGAGGGGGCTGGGAGAGCCAAGGCCAGGCTGGCCCTGATGGTGGGTCTCCACAGAATGCCCAGCAGGTGCACTTCCGGACACACCTGGAGGAGAAGCCGCACGTGTGCCCGTTCTGCAGCCGAGGCTTCCGGGAGAAGGGCTCGCTGGTGCGGCACGTGCGGCACCACACGGGCGAGAAGCCCTTCAAGTGCTACAAGTGTGGCCGCGGCTTTGCCGAGCATGGCACACTCAACCGGCACCTGCGCACCAAAG GGGGCTGCCTGCTGGAGGTAGAGGAGTTGCTGGTGTCCGAGGAGAGCCCTGCAGCAGCCGCCGCCGTCCTCGCCGACGACCCGCACACCGTGTTGGTCGAGTTCTCATCCGTGGTAGCCGACACCCAGGAGTACATCATCGAG GCCACTGCGGATGATGCAGAGACCAGCGAAGCCACGGAGATCATCGAGGGCACCCAGACagag GTGGACAGTCACATCATGAAGGTAGTGCAGCAGATCGTGCACCAGGCCAGCGCCGGGCACCAGATCATCGTGCAGAATGTGACCATGgaccaggaggcagggctgggcacagaggCAGCTGCTGCTGACACCATCACTATCGCCACCCCCGAGAGCCTGACGGAGCAGGTGGCCATGACGCTGGCCTCGGCCATCAGCGAGGGCACTGTGCTCACAGCCCGCTCGGGTACAAATGGCGCCGAGCAAGCCACTGTGACCATGGTTTCATCAGAGGACATTGAGATCCTGGAGCATGCGGGAGAGCTGGTCATCGCCTCGCCGGAGGGCCAGCTTGAGGTGCAGACAGTCATCGTCTAA
- the E4F1 gene encoding transcription factor E4F1 isoform X12 — translation MSRRTCATGVEPAAAGSEEPITVAHIVVEAATLTADISHTPDIVGGGHIKEVIVASEAEPGDSGMAEAQGSPNCQGPGLSGEGEQAQVKLLVNKDGRYVCMLCHKTFKTGSILKAHMVTHSSRKDHECKLCGASFRTKGSLIRHHRRHTDERPYKCAKCGKSFRESGALTRHLKSLTPCTEKIRFSMSKDVVVGKEDTPTGPGASTVGTVTSSAMTGGPMETSPVIHLVTDAKGTVIHEVHVQMQELPLGMKALTPEPPGPEELPCSSEGSRENLLHQAMQNSGIVLERVPGEEGALEPAPPTVSSPQPLGDGPPELPLLEVEQVETVGACAASVPLLGGWTLGTKSPCYPGRHQPPCCACSLRWKVASLSAVTLSPDLFIAFLGPIMEPPRVRVPRSGLHGAAWAQPAMGTRGVLWSPSRWPVRPQLCPGPTRALSAVRPSQRRPPWRPTKEATQGRGHSHARSVARPSPRPTCSRSTRRCTCTSAVSAVGTAGSSTRPSPTSAATGVSIQMRGPTPVPSVASATRPRWAPDPPSVGSLLPKPDLSLVPCPQTSLLTPHLTACSVLTGALRGGWESQGQAGPDGGSPQNAQQVHFRTHLEEKPHVCPFCSRGFREKGSLVRHVRHHTGEKPFKCYKCGRGFAEHGTLNRHLRTKGGCLLEVEELLVSEESPAAAAAVLADDPHTVLVEFSSVVADTQEYIIEATADDAETSEATEIIEGTQTEVDSHIMKVVQQIVHQASAGHQIIVQNVTMDQEAGLGTEAAAADTITIATPESLTEQVAMTLASAISEGTVLTARSGTNGAEQATVTMVSSEDIEILEHAGELVIASPEGQLEVQTVIV, via the exons ATGTCGAGACGGACCTGTGCCACcggg GTGGAGCCAGCAGCAGCAGGCTCAGAGGAGCCCATCACCGTGGCCCACATCGTGGTGGAGGCAGCCACTCTTACGGCAGACATCAGCCACACTCCTGACATTGTCG GTGGTGGACACATCAAAGAGGTCATCGTGGCCTCTGAGGCGGAGCCGGGGGACAGCGGGATGGCAGAGGCCCAGGGCAGCCCCAACTGTCAGGGGCCTGGGCTCTCTGGGGAGGGTGAGCAGGCCCAGGTCAAGCTGCTGGTGAACAAGGACGGCCGCTACGTGTGCATGCTGTGCCACAAGACCTTCAAGACG gGCAGCATCCTTAAGGCCCACATGGTCACCCACAGTAGCCGAAAGGACCACGAGTGCAAACTGTGTGGGGCCTCCTTTCGCACCAAAGGCTCACTCATCCGGCACCACCGGCGGCACACAG ATGAGCGTCCCTATAAGTGTGCCAAGTGTGGAAAGAGCTTCCGCGAGTCGGGTGCGCTGACCCGGCACCTCAAGTCTCTCACCCCGTGCACAGAAAAAATCCGCTTCAGCATGAGCAAAGATGTGGTTGTTGGCAAAGAGGACACTCCCACAG GGCCTGGTGCCTCCACTGTGGGGACTGTTACATCATCGGCAATGACAGGTGGGCCCATGGAAACTTCACCTGTGATTCACCTGGTGACAGATGCCAAGGGCACTGTCATCCACGAAGTCCACGTCCAGATGCAAGAGCTTCCCCTGGGCATGAAAGCCCTCACCCCAGAG CCCCCCGGCCCTGAGGAGCTTCCCTGTTCCAGCGAGGGCAGCCGTGAGAACCTGCTGCACCAGGCCATGCAGAACTCCGGCATTGTCCTTGAGCGGgtccctggggaggagggagccctggagccagcccctcccactgtgtccagtccccagcccctgggagaTGGTCCCCCAGAACTGCCGCTGCTGGAGGTGGAACAGGTGGAGACAGTAGGTGCCTGCGCTGCCAGCGTGCCCCTTCTGGGGGGCTGGACCTTGGGTACAAAGTCACCATGCTATCCTGGCCGCCACCAGCCTCCTTGCTGTGCTTGCTCCCTGAGGTGGAAAGTTGCATCACTGTCTGCAGTGACTTTGTCCCCTGATCTGTTTATCGCCTTCCTTGGGCCCATTATGGAGCCTCCCAGGGTCAGGGTGCCTCGGTCTGGCCTCCACGGTGCTGCTTGGGCCCAGCCCGCAATGGGTACTAGAGGTGTGCTGTGGTCCCCCAGCAGGTGGCCAGTGAGGCCTCAGCTGTGCCCAGGACCCACCCGTGCCCTCAGTGCAGTGAGACCTTCCCAACGGCGGCCACCCTGGAGGCCCACAAAAGAGGCCACGCAG GGCCGAGGCCATTCACATGCCCGCAGTGTGGCAAGGCCTTCCCCAAGGCCTACCTGCTCAAGAAGCACCAGGAGGTGCACGTGCACGAGCGCCGTTTCCGCTGTGGGGACTGCGGGAAGCTCTACAAGACCATCGCCCACGTCCGCGGCCACCGGCGTGTCCATTCAGATGAGAGGCCCTACCCCTGTCCCGAGTGTGGCAAGTGCTACAAGACCAAGGTGGGCCCCTGATCCCCCATCTGTGGGCTCCCTGCTCCCTAAGCCAGATTTGTCCCTTGTTCCGTGCCCCCAgacctccctcctcacccctcacctGACAGCCTGCTCAGTCCTAACCGGGGCCCTCAGAGGGGGCTGGGAGAGCCAAGGCCAGGCTGGCCCTGATGGTGGGTCTCCACAGAATGCCCAGCAGGTGCACTTCCGGACACACCTGGAGGAGAAGCCGCACGTGTGCCCGTTCTGCAGCCGAGGCTTCCGGGAGAAGGGCTCGCTGGTGCGGCACGTGCGGCACCACACGGGCGAGAAGCCCTTCAAGTGCTACAAGTGTGGCCGCGGCTTTGCCGAGCATGGCACACTCAACCGGCACCTGCGCACCAAAG GGGGCTGCCTGCTGGAGGTAGAGGAGTTGCTGGTGTCCGAGGAGAGCCCTGCAGCAGCCGCCGCCGTCCTCGCCGACGACCCGCACACCGTGTTGGTCGAGTTCTCATCCGTGGTAGCCGACACCCAGGAGTACATCATCGAG GCCACTGCGGATGATGCAGAGACCAGCGAAGCCACGGAGATCATCGAGGGCACCCAGACagag GTGGACAGTCACATCATGAAGGTAGTGCAGCAGATCGTGCACCAGGCCAGCGCCGGGCACCAGATCATCGTGCAGAATGTGACCATGgaccaggaggcagggctgggcacagaggCAGCTGCTGCTGACACCATCACTATCGCCACCCCCGAGAGCCTGACGGAGCAGGTGGCCATGACGCTGGCCTCGGCCATCAGCGAGGGCACTGTGCTCACAGCCCGCTCGGGTACAAATGGCGCCGAGCAAGCCACTGTGACCATGGTTTCATCAGAGGACATTGAGATCCTGGAGCATGCGGGAGAGCTGGTCATCGCCTCGCCGGAGGGCCAGCTTGAGGTGCAGACAGTCATCGTCTAA